The region ATTTTAGGAACATATCCTTATTTATTTTAGTTGTTATGGACACTTTAATATATTTGTGATTTCTTTTAGTTAAAAAGCATCAAAAGTATTTCTAGTAAGGATACATGTCTTCCCGTACCCCTTACTAGATCCGTCCATGTTCCCGACCAATATTGAAATCATGTAAAAACGTTACAAAATCATAAGATTGTGGGAGACTTTTTAACTTAAGAGAACAACCATTATAACTTGTCCAACAGGTTTAAACTTTAAAGTATGCAAGAGCAAGTCAGCAAGTCCAACTACTATATAATTGAAGGTTCTACCTATGGTTTATGTCATCAACAGATACCAACTCCTAAAAAGTAATAGCATCTACCTCTGAAATTTAGGCTTGATCGGTAATTCTGACTTTGTCTGATGAAAACTCAGTTTTGTGTGCTATGTATACTTTTATATGGCCTCTGGGTGAAAGAAAAAACGACTTTAATGCTTTCGAATGTAACATTTATCTATTACtgatactttattttattttctctttttattcttaacaaaatattcaaaaaaattaataatgTTTACTGAACTGAATATTGTTGTTTTAACTAGCACAATGTTAGAAATGAAACAATACAGATAGTCAAGAGTAGTTTAAGTTGATAATGATGTGATGTCACTAGAATTGCTGTATAAGCAATTATACATTAGTAGCAATAACAAGGTAATAACAAGATATGTGGTTCTGGTCAGTAAGAAAATGGCAGTTCAGGTCACCTATCTCCTCAACAAGCTTAATTACTTGCCTCTTTATCATTAACACTGGTTTTTCACAAATAGATATGTATGTAAACATATGAAACACTTGGCAATCATTTGTCAACAAAGCAGATAGGTTTCTAGTCCAATGCCCTCTTTGTGGTACATTTCGCAATTTAAAAAATCACAACATTTCATATCTGGAGCTTATTAGCTGAGAAGGTAAGCTAACAATAACTTATCAACCAACATTTCATCAAACTCATGAATGATTGAATTCTACTGGCTCCTATAAATATCCATTAATACTATGTTTCACTACAAATCAAAACACAACATTTTGTAGTaatccaatatatatatatagtgaaTTATATATCCTACTCTTCAAATCAGAGATGGCTGCTTTCAACCACAGTCTTGTTCTAGCTTTCATTCTAGCATTATCAACTTCAAGCATAGAGGTGAGTAGTGCAGCGCGCCACTTGATGCAATCTTCACAGCCAACAATGCCAACTATTCCAACACTGCCAACAATGCCAACTATTCCAACACTGCCAACCATGCCGACTCTGCCTAAGGTCGCATTGCCTCCACTTCCTGCAATTCCAACCCTTCCCAAAGCAGCAGGACTGCCACCAATGCCGTCTCTTCCAACAATACCGTCTCTACCCACTATGCCTACTACAATCCCCAAGGTGACATTGCCTCCTTTGCCCGCGTCGCTCCCTACCATTCCCACCACAATGCCATCCTTTCCAACTATCAATATTCCTACAACTATGCCCTCCATTCCATTCTTCACTCCACCACCTTCAACCACTAGCCCTTAAGATTACATCTACATACACTTTTATCACTTGCTCTATTGTTAGAACTTATTTCCATAGTTTTGGAATAGGTCATGCTTTAATGTTCTCTTGTATCTCTCTATTCGTTTTGTCTCATTGTTATTGTTCCTACTGTTCTAGAGAGTGATTGTTTTGTGCTttctatatataaatatacatttCATTTCTTGATAGTTGCAACATCGATCATATTTAGTCATTTAAGGATTGTTATGTCATTAAAAAGTTATACTTCATCAATTGAGTAGTACAACTACTCTCATTTACAGAGGTTTACAGCAACAAAGTTACTACTGGGAATATATTTATGTTTTAACTTGAATAATAAATATACCATCAGGTCCTAATGATAGAAAAACAAAATCTAAAGAGCCTCCTGCCATACTACCTATATTAGATAAATGTCTGAGGGAGAAGACAAGAAATTGGGGAGAAAATTGAAAATTTTGGATGAAAAGATAGATTTCAGATTTAGATAGATTTCAATTTTTGTATGTCATACCGAACAAGACAGATAATATTCATTGGAGAGGCTTGCTAACACATAACATACTCTAATAAGTCTTAACTTTCCATCCCGAGTCCTAACCCCCTACTTTGATCCAGCCTAACAGAATGTGATTCAATTAATAATAAGCAAGATGTTCCTGGGCATTTCCCTCCTAAAATCTCTCAATTCCAGTAATGCAAATGAGATAAACACTAAAACCGACCATGATCAGCAATGAAGTTATCAGATGAGCAAGCATTGCAAGAATAAGTAGAACATACTATAGATTTCAATTGCAAATTAACAGTCAACATTCTACAAGTACTTGTTCAAAAACTAAATGAAAACATAATTTCAGCAAATTAAGCAATGAACTTTCACACTTATTAACAGACATAAATTCACTAGTAAAAATGAATGATGCCCTTACAGGGGTATTTACAATTCTTTCATGTCATAACAGTCAGTTACCTCATCAAGTACATAGACAGGAACGTGAAACAAACTATTAGGAATTGTGTCAACACACTAACACTCCAGACCAACATAATCTTTAACCTAAGACCAACAGAAAAAATTGAAAGTTTCGCACAATGccaaaaaaatatataatacCGTAATGGCATAGTATCGAAGAATTACACCACTACATCCAAGACTTCCAAAGCATCCTTTCCTCGTGTATGATCCCTGAAATCACATTGACAATGCTGACAATGCTAATTAAAGAGAATATCACATAAACATTAATGACACCCAAAATTGCCACAAAATATAAAACTTAAGCACTTACTTTAAAGAGTTTCTTCATATGCACAGACCTCTACCTTCAACTCCAAGATTACCAAGAAACCACAACGCACACACTACAAAGAATTTTTAACTATCCACCGGAAACTTGCATCTCTTAAACTCCGAAACCAATTTCTTATCCCCAAACCCAACAAGAAATTGGGCTAAACCTTCAAGAAAAAATGCAGCCTGATAAACACTAGTAACACTAATAATCTCCGAAAGCACACTCCTCCTAATCCTATTAGCATCCACAAAAACACTAACCATCTCCTCCATATTTACCTCCACTGCCTTTACAACCAAACCCTTCTCCCCCTCATTCTTCCCCCACTCCTCCCCTATTTTCGCAACCAAAGCCCCTTGCGCCTCACGCGCTCTAACCACCAATGCAGGCACAATCAACCTCAACCCTCGTTCAATTTCATCGATACGAGTAATCAAAACCTTACTAGGACTATTCCAAGCATTAACAACATGCCAATTTTCATTCAAAATACTCGAAATGTCACCGAAATGAACCACATTACAATTATCATCAATTTCATCATCAGGATCATCAAGAAATTGCCTAATTAGTTTAGCAAACAAGTAAGGATGAACATCACCTAACCAAAGAAAGGGCTTTTCGCAAGAACCCCGCCATTCGGGAAACAGCAACTGAGCGACGTCATTTGATGCAGCATTGTCAAGAGCATCATAGTACAATTGAAAGTGCTGGTGAATCATCTCAACATGTTTCGACAAAAGGGTTGTTGCAGAACATGAATCTGAAGATAACGAGCGGCGGAGAAGAGGTAGGAGTGTGTGCTTAAGTGTTTTGAACCATTCTGAGTAGAATTCTTTGAAGGGGCGGCGCGTGGGGTGGCGCGTGAGGGGGTTTGAGCGGTGGAATAGAGATTTGAACATCATGGGGTTTCTTGAACTTGAAGAAAATTAAGAGGGTCGGAGATGGTTTTGTTGAAGGTGTTTGATAAATATCTTTTCTTGGAAAATCTTGAAACAAGAAATCAAGAATAcagtgtgtgtttgtgtgtgtataGTGTGTCTATTTTTTGGAGGTTATTTTGTGGAGGGAATGGAGATGTTTATAAACAGATTTTGGTTTTTGGGTTGTATATTTTGTGGGCTTTTGGGTAGTCCAAAAGAGTATCCCATATAAGTTATATATTTTTCAGGGAAGAGGCCCATGTAGTTAACTAATTTTAGATTGTAaagaaattatcaaaaatacgatttttttttctaaatttgtTTGCAATTTTAatatcttttaaaaaaaattcaaaaatatagtttataaaaaaaaataatcacaTGTGTAATTGGGTTCATTTGAGATTGTATCGGATTGCAGTGGATTGCAAAATCGTATTTTTGTAAATTGAAATTAGAAAAATcttatttttacaaaaaaaattagaaaaatgtATTTTTGAAAAACCTTCTAGACTTTATTGTATGGtttaattaaaaatcaaagaCCGGTTTTTGAGTTCTTAAGAAACTCAATTGAACTGGGCCTTTATCGATTCAAGCTTGATTTTTTACGTACAGTTTTGTTCGACTATCGCTCTAaacaagtataatttttaaattgagtaGGAAACATTCATAACATCCAAagatttcaaaattttaaattttatattctATAATTATAAAGCATTCGGCGTATTTAAAATAAGAAATTTATCAAAAATATCCATGTTTTTAAATGCAAGTACCTTTGGACCTTTTTACTCCCCCAATATTACAGCTTACAGATAATTACAGTTACCAAAATCTACCAAAACTTACCTTTTGAACAACAAAATAAAAGCGGGAAACCCCCTGTTTTACCGGATTTATACAACAGTTAAAACATACACAAGTGTTACAAACTGACCACTAGATGCTCCCACCGACAATCTTGCTAGTCAACACGCTTCTATCATCACTTTCATCTTTTTTATTTTGTAGTTTATTTATCATTATTACACTCTTTATTTTACTGCTAGAGGAGTATTATTCTATATAAATTTCATCAATTCTTTTGTTTTTTCTTTTGGATGTTGCCACTTGTCCACCTTTTTATCCCTTCATCTCAAATCATACCCCAACAATACCATTCTCTGAACATCAACCAAACTAACAGATCCCCCCTTCTTCCTCCAAGAAACACTCAACACAcactcatctctctctctctctctctctctctctctctctctccccccctccctctctctctctccttctcCTGCACACATACACATCTCCCTCCCTCTGCCCCTCCTCTCCTCTCctctcctctcctctctctctctctctctctctctctctctctcctgcACACATACACATCTCCCTCCCTctgcctctctctctctctcctgcACACATACACATCTCCCTCCCTCtgcctctccctctctctctctctccccatCTTCATATCATCCATACTATAGTACCATTAACCTAAACCACCCAACTCACCTCACAAAATAAAAATCCAATCTTTTTTCTACAGACACAACACACACATACATCCTAAACACACACATACAACATATCAATAACACACACAACATCCTCATCACTCCTCCACTTTTTTCTCCCCACCACACCATGACACCACCATCACCACTTCAAATCCTCACCTTCATACTCACTCTCCTAATCTTCTCCACCCCCACAAACTCCCAAGATCTTGAACCACAGTGCACAGATCGTTGGATTTACATCAGACAACTCCCCTCAATCTACAATCTTGACCTCCTCACAAACTGCTCACAATATCAAACATTTGAAAATTTTTGTCCCTACATTTCTAACCATGGCCTTGGCCTTAAAACACATAACAAATCACATTCTTGGTTCAGAACAGACCCTCAAATGCTTGAACTCATTTTCCATCGTCGTCTTCTCGAATATCCATGTCTTACTAATGATCACACCTTAGCATCAGCCATTTTTGTTCCTTATTATGCAGGGATTGATGCTCTCAAGTACTTGTACGGACAAGATCAAAATTCAAGCTTTTTACATGGGGTTGATTTGTATCATCATATTAGACATATAGATAGACCAGAGATTTGGAAAAGACATAAAGGGCATGATCATTTCTTGATTATGGCTCGACCCGCGTGGGATTTTAGTCAGCCATTGTTGAATGATCCTCCAATTTGGGGAACTTCATTTCTTGAATTACAAGAATTTTACAATGTAACTGCATTAACTTTCGAATCTAGAGCTTACCCTTTTCAAGAAATTGCAATCCCATATCCAACTTCATTTCATCCGCCAAATTTAGCACTTTTCGATTCGTGGATTAGTAGGGTGAGGAGATCAAGGAGGAACACTTTGATGTTGTTTGCAGGTGGTGGTGGGATTTCTAATAATCCGAATGTGAGACGAAGTATTCGATTAGAATGTGAGAATAGTACTAATTGGAGGAATGAAAGTGATGAGTATTCGAGGTTTTGTGAGTTTGTGGATTGTTCTAATGGGATTTGTGAGCATGATCCTATTAAGTTTATGAAGCCTATGTTGCAGGCTAGTTTTTGTTTGCAACCTCCAGGTGATACGCCAACGAGACGTTCAACGTTTGATGCAATTCTTGCAGGTTGCATTCCTGTTTTCTTTGAGGAAATGTCTGCCAAAGCTCAGTATGTGTGGCATTTGCCTGAGGATGAGTACGAGGAGTTTTCAGTGTTTATACCGAAAGAAGATGTTGTCTTTAAAGGGGTCAAGATTTTGGATGTGTTAACGAGTATACCTAGAGCTCGAGTTAGGAGAATGAGGGAAAAAGTTATAGAGATGTTACCTAGAGTCATATATAGGAAGCATGGAAGTTCACTTGGTATGAGAGCGAAGAAAGATGCATTCGATATTGCGATTGAGGGCACATTACAAAGGATCAAATCTAGACTCCAAGAAGTTGAAGTTCAGTAAACTTATGAGTAGTTTTGAAGTTCACTTGGTATTAGACCAAAGAAAGATGCATTCGATATTGCGATTGAGGGCACATTACAAAGGATCAAATCTAGACTCCAAGAAGTTGAAGTTCAGTAAACTTATGAGTAGTTTTGAAGTTCACTTGGTATTAGACCAAAGAAAGATGCATTCGATATTGCAATCGAGGGCACTTTACCAAGGATCAAATCTAGACTCCATGGAGTTGAAGTTCTGCAAACTTGTGAGTACTTTTGTAAATTTTAACTAATTTTGTGATTCGATATTTTATTATCATTCTTTGCACCATATTTATTGAGAATTAAGGTGTAAATGGATTTTGTAATTCCACTGGAAATATATATGGCAAGCTTTATCTACCTTTTAACATGTTCAGTTCATATGATTCTAGAATAATGCATAATAATTGTCAGAAAATAGCTACATTTGATGCACAAGTTTTTGAAGAACAAAAGGAATACAATTTATTGATCTTAGACAGTTTTAAAGTTAGAGCTAGAACAGAACAAGAATAACCTAGGAGATTGGGCAATAGCAACTTCTCCAAAGCAACTGCATTAATCTAATTGAAAGCAAAACCTGAAGAGCTAATGTATGTAATCTTTTTCGTTCTATATATGTAAAGATTTCCGAAAATTGTTTCATCCCCATTTTATGATGATAGAACCCCATGTCAAACCAGCTCCGAAACCAGCTGCTGCAATAGTGTGGCCTGGTTGAATCCGCCCACTTCTAACAGCTTCATCCAATGCCAAAGGGATAGATGCTGCACTTGTATTACCATAGTTTGCTATGTTTGAAATAACCCGCTCTGATGGGACTTCTAAACGTTTAGCAACTGCATCTAGGATCCTCTGGTTTGCCTGCATTCAGCAAGTCAGTTGTAAatgttttttaatttttatgcACTGTGAGTTTTGCACCGGGTGAATTTTTTCACTCAGAAAAATCGAATCAACTAGCTGCAGATTTATAGCTTCAATATGGATGTCTAAAAGAAATGCAGTTGGAACCGAGAAGCATACTTTCAGTATGTAGTTTGCTGAGTTTCTAGCTCATACCTGATGGAGCAGTAACCAATCAATGCTAGACACCGTAAGACCGGCATTCTGTAGTGCAAATTCAACAGACTGTGGCACAACACCAACAGCAAATCGGAAAACCTCTTTACCATTCATCTTTATGCATGAATACGAGGCGTGGTTCGGAGGGAACCCTACTACTGAACCATTTGAGTCTGCTGCATCATCCAATTCCTTTTGCTCCATGGTGGCATTCAGATGCCTGCACAAGTTGTATAAGTTTCAAGACTAGTTTGTACTTGCAGCAAAGGATTATATGCTTGTAAATGTAATGAGACAAACCTATGACCATCACCATCACTGTGCAAGTCAAAACCAAATAAACAATCATCCTCAACAGCACAGGCCTGCAAAGTACTTCTAAGATCAGTATAAATGCAAGCATTATTTACACGATATTGTATAATCAACAAAAGCATTACTTATAAAGTTATATCTGAAGCAAGCTGGAGTTTTGTAAATGATCAGCATACAAAAGATGACATGTATGAATCTGACAGGCTAACATTAAAAAAAACTATTATGACATTCCAGTGTTCTTGACCAAATAATTATTCGGATTATCATTTAATTGATTTAAAAGAGTCGTCCTTTTAGATAATTATGCTGTTATTCCGCACAGGTGGATCTTGATGGAGGACCGTGGGGGCTGCGCTTGTTGGTGCTGCTTAGTCTCAGCAGCTTCCTTGAAGGGTGAGAACTTCCTTCACACCTATTAAATGAGCATCATTCCCCTACAATCTCCCCTTTAACACGTCCGGCCTATACCGTGTGACTCACACAGTGGGGCTCAGCAGCCACTCCCCTTCCGAT is a window of Apium graveolens cultivar Ventura chromosome 11, ASM990537v1, whole genome shotgun sequence DNA encoding:
- the LOC141698002 gene encoding protein INAPERTURATE POLLEN1, giving the protein MMFKSLFHRSNPLTRHPTRRPFKEFYSEWFKTLKHTLLPLLRRSLSSDSCSATTLLSKHVEMIHQHFQLYYDALDNAASNDVAQLLFPEWRGSCEKPFLWLGDVHPYLFAKLIRQFLDDPDDEIDDNCNVVHFGDISSILNENWHVVNAWNSPSKVLITRIDEIERGLRLIVPALVVRAREAQGALVAKIGEEWGKNEGEKGLVVKAVEVNMEEMVSVFVDANRIRRSVLSEIISVTSVYQAAFFLEGLAQFLVGFGDKKLVSEFKRCKFPVDS
- the LOC141697325 gene encoding putative xyloglucan galactosyltransferase GT19, translated to MTPPSPLQILTFILTLLIFSTPTNSQDLEPQCTDRWIYIRQLPSIYNLDLLTNCSQYQTFENFCPYISNHGLGLKTHNKSHSWFRTDPQMLELIFHRRLLEYPCLTNDHTLASAIFVPYYAGIDALKYLYGQDQNSSFLHGVDLYHHIRHIDRPEIWKRHKGHDHFLIMARPAWDFSQPLLNDPPIWGTSFLELQEFYNVTALTFESRAYPFQEIAIPYPTSFHPPNLALFDSWISRVRRSRRNTLMLFAGGGGISNNPNVRRSIRLECENSTNWRNESDEYSRFCEFVDCSNGICEHDPIKFMKPMLQASFCLQPPGDTPTRRSTFDAILAGCIPVFFEEMSAKAQYVWHLPEDEYEEFSVFIPKEDVVFKGVKILDVLTSIPRARVRRMREKVIEMLPRVIYRKHGSSLGMRAKKDAFDIAIEGTLQRIKSRLQEVEVQ